The proteins below come from a single Bryobacter aggregatus MPL3 genomic window:
- a CDS encoding TIGR00266 family protein, giving the protein MAFCTNCGAQIEDAARFCPKCGNAMAGPIPTSFSTPGSFSQEPLNYAIQGDNLQVIRCHLKSGQELYAEAGRMVYKTANVHWETKMQGNSIGSKIWGAVKRKLMGESLFMTYFRSNGNGEVGFAGSYPGKVQAFDLKAGESILVQRESFVCAQTTVQLNIALVKKLGSGFFGGEGFILEKLTGPGLAFIHGGGDFVDFQLGPGETLQVDTGCIVAFEESVNYDIQLAGGIKTAIFGGEGLFLATLTGPGRAIIQSMTLEKMRRELGGSRSASGGDQGNPLGAIGSIFSDD; this is encoded by the coding sequence ATGGCCTTTTGTACAAACTGCGGAGCACAAATTGAGGATGCGGCGAGATTTTGCCCGAAATGCGGGAACGCGATGGCGGGACCAATTCCTACCAGCTTTAGCACACCCGGGAGCTTCTCTCAGGAGCCCCTCAACTATGCGATTCAAGGCGACAACCTCCAGGTGATTCGATGCCATCTGAAGTCCGGTCAGGAGCTTTACGCGGAGGCCGGCAGAATGGTCTACAAAACTGCGAATGTGCATTGGGAAACCAAGATGCAAGGCAACAGCATCGGCTCGAAGATCTGGGGCGCGGTCAAACGCAAGCTGATGGGCGAAAGTCTGTTCATGACCTACTTCCGCTCGAATGGCAACGGAGAAGTAGGCTTCGCCGGCAGCTATCCGGGGAAGGTGCAAGCCTTCGACCTGAAAGCAGGGGAATCGATTCTGGTGCAGCGGGAAAGCTTCGTCTGCGCGCAGACCACCGTCCAACTGAACATCGCACTCGTCAAGAAACTAGGCTCGGGCTTCTTTGGCGGAGAAGGTTTTATTCTTGAGAAATTAACTGGACCGGGCCTGGCCTTTATTCACGGGGGCGGCGACTTTGTCGACTTCCAACTGGGGCCGGGTGAGACGCTGCAGGTGGACACCGGCTGCATTGTCGCGTTTGAAGAAAGCGTGAACTATGACATTCAGTTGGCTGGTGGGATCAAGACCGCCATCTTTGGCGGCGAGGGATTGTTCCTCGCCACACTGACAGGCCCTGGACGGGCGATCATCCAATCGATGACTCTCGAGAAGATGCGCCGCGAACTCGGCGGCTCACGATCCGCGTCGGGTGGCGACCAAGGCAATCCGTTGGGTGCGATTGGTAGTATCTTTAGCGACGACTAA